TCTTTTTAAAAACAGCACCCATAGCAGCAATCCTCGAAAACTGAGGCACACTTATTTGCGTTATGTTGTAGCTTTTTCCGGCCGAAAAATTGAGCTGTTTGCGCTCAAATGCACATACACTCAATGCTGATTGAATCTTTTGAGTCTCATCCATGCCATTACCCAAAACCCCAAAATCCGCCACCCAAACAGTTTCAGACTGCCTGTACCAGCGGACACCATCGACGCTCACAATTACCGTACCGCCATTATCGGGAGAGGTTGTGTCGGCTTTATTGGCTACAAACAGTCCACCACCGACGCCTGGGGTGTTGTCGTAATACCCGTTGACACTGACGAAGCTATTCCGACCTGTATATTGACGTAAAGCTGCAATGCTCACGACACTCACGCTGGCATCATTTATAGAATCCAAAACACCTTTAGGAGTGGCCGCCGTCGATTCATCATCTTCGGCCAGAACATTCGACAACTTAACAAGGCCAAAATCTGTCAGCGTACTTTTTTTGCCTAATACGTTTTTAATTTGCTGCTCTCTTTTTTCGTTTTCTTTTTTCAGCCACTGCGTCCTTGCCCCAAGTTGTACAGCCTGTTTATTAGCCACACCGTCAGCCCCGCCGGTTACAGGGTCTGTCATCTCGATTTGATACAAGTTATCAACCCACTCCGGACTAACTTTATTTTCCTGAATTATTCCCATTTTTAAGCTGCTCCAAAATTGTAATCGCCGTCAAAATCGACTTTGCCGTTGTAATACAGCGGCGTATCTTGATAATCCAAACGCACCAATACACAGCGGGCAGGTGCGAAGGCCGGTAGGGTTTCCCGCAACAGACGGGCTTCCGTATTGGTAATCGGTCGGTTGAAAATAATTGAGTAATGCGCCCACAACCGGTGGTCGCCGTACATATAAATGCCTTTGTGATTAATACTGCCGTTGTAGATTTGGCCACCAAGCCCCTCAATCAGCTTGATTTCACCAAAGCCCAAACGGTGGCAGATTTCACGCACCGCCCAGGGTGTGCCTTTGCGGCGGTGTAAAAACACGGCATCTTTAATCAGCTGGCGGCGTGTCTTATTGTCTTTGGCTAACCAGTACCCGTCCGAACCAACCATGCTGCGGCTCTCCGCCAGCAGCTCAAGGTGGTTGTCATCCACTTGCTCGAGCAAGCGGGGCATGAGCTTGGTTAAAGCAAGCTTGCGATAGCCAAGGCTGAGATTGGCCAAGCGTGTAAAGCGCGGGTCTTGAGCGATGATTAAGGCGTATTTGAGCCTAGCCATCTTGCTGCTCCATATCGACCGATAAGCTAAATGACACGCAACGCGCCCATTGGTTAGGTGCAATCACAATGACATCGCCATCTCGCAATTCGCCATGCTCGTTGGATAAAATAACGTTGTACACGCCGCTGACCTTTAAGGCCGTCTGAATATCCAATGGCACCACATCTTTGCCGAGCTTGGCATAGCGGGCAGTTTCATAGTCCGACCAAGCTGCGCTGGCAGCAGCTAAAACTGATTTAGAATCAGCACCTTTGAACAATACCAAGCGGGCATCGATTTTGTATTCCACCACTTCGGGCGCGCGTACAATCACAGTGTCACAGAGCGGCCGCACCGTCTCATCGCTCAATGCCGCCGATACCTTGTCAATCAATTCTTGGCTGGGAAGCCCGTCCGTTGCCAGCAGCGTAACGGCCACCGTGCCGCCAATCGGATTACC
This genomic interval from Neisseria musculi contains the following:
- a CDS encoding phage tail protein; its protein translation is MARLKYALIIAQDPRFTRLANLSLGYRKLALTKLMPRLLEQVDDNHLELLAESRSMVGSDGYWLAKDNKTRRQLIKDAVFLHRRKGTPWAVREICHRLGFGEIKLIEGLGGQIYNGSINHKGIYMYGDHRLWAHYSIIFNRPITNTEARLLRETLPAFAPARCVLVRLDYQDTPLYYNGKVDFDGDYNFGAA